In Candidatus Binatia bacterium, one DNA window encodes the following:
- the xseA gene encoding exodeoxyribonuclease VII large subunit, translating into MTFAAAPKPVRRALTVRELAARLQGVLQERFPTRFWVEGELSNVKPARNGHVWCCLKDGDAQIEAVIWRDDLRALRFSPADGMHVLALVRRVDFYAPSGRLRIQLERIEPQGIGALYRALEERKQRLAAEGLFDEARKRPLPFLPRTVGVATAATGAAVRDILRILLQRFPDRHVIVRPCRVQGEGAAADVAAALDDLNRDGAAEVIIVGRGGGSIEDLWAFNEEVVVRAIARSRVPVVSAVGHETDWTLADLVADVRAPTPTAAAALVMPQRDELEERLATSALRLRRALAQRVERARSRLAAADVVLADPRRLVRERRLRLESLARRAREAMLTIPVSRRQRIDRIAARLGGCAPQPQARRLELERLGQRMTAAWERRFAGARHEVDARAAQLDALSPLAVLGRGFALARREGGAVVRDATTLSVGESLDLRFARGSARAQVLETSAESGAEVPRGTLRRGK; encoded by the coding sequence ATGACGTTCGCGGCGGCCCCGAAGCCGGTCCGGCGCGCGCTCACCGTCCGCGAGCTGGCGGCGCGTCTGCAGGGCGTGCTGCAGGAGCGCTTCCCGACCCGCTTCTGGGTCGAGGGCGAGCTCTCGAACGTCAAGCCGGCGCGCAACGGCCACGTCTGGTGCTGTCTCAAGGACGGCGACGCGCAGATCGAGGCGGTGATCTGGCGCGACGACCTGCGCGCGCTGCGCTTCTCGCCGGCGGACGGCATGCACGTCCTCGCGCTCGTTCGCCGCGTCGACTTCTACGCGCCGTCCGGACGCCTGCGGATCCAGCTCGAGCGCATCGAGCCGCAAGGCATCGGCGCGCTCTACCGCGCGCTCGAGGAGCGCAAGCAGCGGCTCGCCGCGGAAGGGCTCTTCGACGAGGCGCGCAAGCGGCCGTTGCCGTTCCTCCCGCGCACGGTGGGCGTGGCGACCGCCGCCACCGGCGCCGCGGTGCGCGACATCCTGCGCATCCTCCTGCAGCGCTTCCCCGACCGTCACGTGATCGTGCGGCCGTGCCGCGTGCAGGGCGAGGGCGCCGCGGCGGACGTCGCGGCGGCGCTCGACGATCTGAACCGCGACGGCGCGGCCGAGGTGATCATCGTCGGCCGCGGCGGCGGCTCGATCGAGGATCTGTGGGCGTTCAACGAGGAGGTCGTCGTGCGCGCGATCGCGCGCTCGCGCGTGCCGGTGGTCTCGGCGGTCGGGCACGAAACCGACTGGACGCTCGCCGATCTCGTCGCCGACGTGCGCGCGCCGACGCCGACCGCGGCCGCGGCGCTCGTCATGCCGCAGCGTGACGAGCTCGAGGAGCGTCTCGCGACCAGCGCCCTGCGTCTCCGGCGCGCGCTCGCGCAGCGCGTGGAGCGCGCGCGCAGCCGGCTCGCCGCGGCGGACGTGGTGCTCGCGGATCCGCGCCGTCTGGTGCGGGAGCGTCGCCTGCGCCTCGAGTCGCTCGCGCGCCGGGCGCGCGAGGCGATGCTGACGATCCCGGTCTCGCGACGCCAGCGCATCGACCGCATCGCGGCGCGCCTCGGCGGCTGCGCGCCGCAGCCGCAGGCGCGACGGCTCGAGCTCGAACGGCTCGGGCAGCGCATGACCGCCGCCTGGGAAAGGCGCTTCGCCGGCGCACGTCACGAGGTCGACGCGCGCGCTGCGCAGCTCGACGCGCTGTCGCCGCTCGCGGTGCTCGGCCGCGGCTTCGCGCTCGCGCGTCGCGAAGGCGGCGCGGTGGTGCGCGACGCGACGACGCTCTCGGTCGGTGAGTCGCTCGATCTGCGCTTCGCCCGCGGCAGCGCGCGTGCGCAGGTGCTAGAGACGTCGGCCGAGAGCGGCGCCGAGGTGCCGCGAGGAACGTTGCGGAGGGGGAAGTGA
- a CDS encoding DnaJ C-terminal domain-containing protein, with protein sequence MAKRDSEGGSGRAGASDLYAVLGVPRDATADQIKKAYRKLARKYHPDVNPGDKAAEERFKEISRAHDVLSDERMRKLYDEFGEEALQAGFDPEKAREYRRWKEEASRMRGAGFTARGARASARGFEDLFGGRAAGGFHGFEDLFGDVFTRAATMPQRGADIEVPIRVEFMEAIRGTTRSISLRRPEACPTCKGMGLVAGNRPCSRCGGDGVIEESVRLNVKIPPGVDNGSRVRVPGKGGAGTNGAPPGDIFLVVEVGEHPLLKRDGLDLTLEVPLTVPEAALGATVKVPTPDGEVSLKIPPGTQSGKRFRLRGKGVKSLHGNEHGDFYVRVLVHVPDRAEQAREQIAQLEKYYSRNPRQGLRL encoded by the coding sequence ATGGCCAAACGCGATAGCGAGGGCGGCTCCGGTCGAGCCGGCGCGAGCGATCTGTACGCCGTGCTCGGCGTGCCGCGTGACGCCACCGCCGACCAGATCAAGAAGGCCTACCGCAAGCTCGCCCGCAAGTACCATCCGGACGTCAATCCCGGGGACAAGGCGGCCGAGGAGCGCTTCAAGGAGATCTCGCGCGCGCACGACGTCCTCTCCGACGAGAGGATGCGCAAGCTCTACGACGAGTTCGGCGAAGAAGCCCTGCAGGCCGGCTTCGACCCCGAGAAGGCGCGCGAGTACCGACGCTGGAAGGAGGAGGCGTCGCGCATGCGCGGCGCCGGCTTCACCGCGCGCGGCGCGCGAGCGAGCGCGCGCGGCTTCGAGGACCTGTTCGGCGGTCGCGCGGCGGGCGGCTTCCACGGCTTCGAGGATCTGTTCGGTGACGTCTTCACGCGCGCCGCGACGATGCCGCAGCGGGGCGCCGACATCGAGGTGCCGATCCGCGTCGAGTTCATGGAGGCGATCCGCGGCACGACCCGCTCGATCAGCCTGCGACGGCCCGAGGCGTGCCCGACGTGCAAGGGCATGGGCCTCGTCGCCGGCAACCGTCCGTGCTCGCGCTGCGGCGGCGACGGCGTGATCGAGGAGTCGGTGCGCCTCAACGTCAAGATCCCGCCCGGCGTCGACAACGGCTCGCGCGTGCGCGTGCCGGGAAAGGGCGGAGCGGGCACCAACGGCGCGCCGCCGGGCGACATCTTCCTCGTCGTCGAGGTCGGCGAGCACCCGCTGCTGAAGCGCGACGGGCTCGATCTGACGCTCGAGGTCCCGCTGACCGTGCCCGAGGCCGCGCTCGGTGCGACCGTCAAGGTGCCGACGCCGGACGGCGAGGTGTCGCTCAAGATCCCGCCCGGGACGCAGAGCGGCAAGCGCTTCCGGCTGCGCGGCAAGGGCGTCAAGTCGCTGCACGGCAACGAGCACGGCGACTTCTACGTTCGCGTCCTCGTGCACGTGCCCGACCGCGCCGAGCAGGCGCGTGAGCAGATCGCGCAGCTCGAGAAGTACTACTCGCGCAATCCGCGCCAGGGGCTGCGGCTGTGA
- the rpoZ gene encoding DNA-directed RNA polymerase subunit omega, translated as MARVTVEDCLEKIPNRFELVILAARRAKQLLKGSRPLVETTNKEVVSALREIAAGKVTARYPDQ; from the coding sequence ATGGCCCGCGTAACGGTCGAGGACTGCCTCGAAAAGATCCCCAACCGATTCGAGCTCGTGATTCTCGCGGCTCGCCGGGCGAAGCAGCTCTTGAAGGGCTCGCGGCCCCTGGTCGAGACGACGAACAAGGAAGTGGTGAGCGCGCTGCGCGAGATCGCCGCTGGCAAGGTGACGGCCCGCTATCCCGACCAGTGA
- a CDS encoding TlyA family RNA methyltransferase, whose amino-acid sequence MSSSARLDVTLAARGLAPSRERARRMILAGCVYVNGQRARHAGDLVREDAEITVTGPDHEYVSRGGVKLAAALDAFALDVTGRICVDVGASTGGFTDCLLQRGAALVHAVDVGYGQLAWKLRTDSRVRVHERTNMRNLPPSALDPAPSLAVIDASFISLRLLLPATRAQLVPPAEIVALVKPQFEVGREKVGKGGVVRDEAAREEAVAAVVAAAAELGLALRGTCVSPLPGAKKGNVELFVYLAAA is encoded by the coding sequence ATGTCGTCGAGCGCGCGTCTTGACGTGACGCTTGCGGCCCGCGGGCTCGCGCCGAGCCGCGAGCGGGCACGACGCATGATCCTCGCTGGCTGCGTGTACGTGAACGGCCAGCGCGCGCGCCACGCCGGCGATCTGGTGCGCGAGGACGCCGAGATCACGGTGACGGGGCCGGATCACGAGTACGTGTCCCGTGGTGGCGTCAAGCTCGCGGCCGCGCTCGACGCCTTCGCGCTCGACGTCACGGGCCGCATCTGCGTCGACGTCGGCGCGTCGACCGGCGGCTTCACCGACTGCCTGCTGCAGCGCGGCGCGGCGCTCGTGCACGCGGTCGACGTCGGCTACGGGCAGCTCGCCTGGAAGCTGCGCACGGATTCGCGCGTGCGCGTCCACGAGCGGACCAACATGCGCAACCTGCCGCCCAGCGCGCTCGACCCCGCGCCGTCGCTCGCGGTGATCGACGCGTCGTTCATCTCGCTGCGGCTTCTGCTGCCGGCGACGCGCGCGCAGCTCGTGCCGCCCGCGGAGATCGTGGCGCTGGTCAAGCCGCAGTTCGAGGTCGGGCGCGAGAAGGTGGGGAAGGGCGGCGTGGTGCGCGACGAGGCGGCGCGCGAGGAGGCGGTCGCGGCCGTGGTCGCGGCGGCGGCGGAGCTCGGGCTCGCGCTGCGCGGCACCTGCGTGTCGCCGCTGCCGGGCGCGAAGAAGGGCAACGTCGAGCTGTTCGTCTACCTCGCGGCCGCGTGA
- the xseB gene encoding exodeoxyribonuclease VII small subunit — protein MSEQRDTAQAAARPTFEEGMRTLESIVSRLEAGNLPLEESLEAFEQGVAMLRTLHAQLGEVERRVEILLRDAGGVLRTRDGSELTR, from the coding sequence GTGAGCGAGCAAAGGGACACCGCGCAGGCGGCGGCGAGGCCGACGTTCGAGGAAGGGATGCGGACGCTGGAGAGCATCGTGAGCCGCCTCGAGGCCGGTAACCTGCCGCTCGAAGAGTCGCTCGAGGCGTTCGAGCAGGGCGTGGCGATGCTGCGCACGCTGCACGCCCAGCTCGGCGAGGTCGAGCGCCGGGTCGAGATCCTTCTCCGCGACGCGGGCGGCGTTCTGCGGACGCGCGACGGCAGCGAGCTCACGCGGTGA
- a CDS encoding farnesyl diphosphate synthase, whose amino-acid sequence MTAAELERYLAARRRIIERALRGYLKRSGRPPQLAEAMRYAVLGPGKRVRPVLALAAAEVVGGSAAAKRAVPFGCAIEMIHAYSLVHDDLPAMDDDDERRGRPSLHVKYGEALGILTGDALLTEAFAVIASAANGKRGEEARRALTIVAEVAEAAGADGMVAGQVVDLASEGLANVPLRTVTAIHRRKTGALIRCAVRAGAIAGGATPRELERLTAYGEAIGLAFQIADDILDATDARALIGRKGGKDAAKGKATYPAVLGVEGARRRARQAADDACEALRAFGSRAEPLAALVRHVVERAS is encoded by the coding sequence GTGACGGCGGCCGAGCTGGAGCGTTACCTCGCCGCGCGCCGGCGCATCATCGAGCGAGCGCTGCGCGGCTATCTCAAACGGAGCGGGCGTCCGCCGCAGCTCGCGGAAGCGATGCGCTACGCGGTGCTCGGGCCGGGCAAGCGCGTGCGTCCGGTGCTCGCGCTCGCCGCGGCCGAGGTGGTCGGCGGGAGCGCGGCCGCGAAGCGCGCGGTGCCGTTCGGCTGCGCGATCGAGATGATCCACGCGTACTCGCTCGTGCACGACGACCTGCCGGCGATGGACGACGACGACGAGCGTCGCGGTCGGCCGTCCCTACACGTCAAGTATGGCGAGGCGCTCGGCATCTTGACCGGCGACGCGCTGCTCACCGAGGCCTTCGCCGTGATCGCCAGCGCCGCGAACGGCAAGCGCGGCGAGGAGGCGCGACGTGCGCTCACCATCGTCGCCGAGGTGGCGGAGGCCGCGGGCGCGGACGGCATGGTGGCGGGCCAGGTGGTCGACCTCGCGAGCGAGGGGCTCGCGAACGTCCCGCTGCGCACCGTCACCGCAATCCACCGCCGCAAGACGGGCGCGCTGATCCGCTGCGCCGTGCGCGCGGGCGCGATCGCCGGCGGCGCCACGCCGCGCGAGCTCGAGCGTCTGACCGCGTACGGCGAGGCCATCGGGCTCGCCTTCCAGATCGCCGACGACATCCTCGACGCGACCGACGCCCGCGCGCTGATCGGCCGCAAGGGCGGCAAGGACGCAGCGAAGGGCAAGGCGACCTACCCAGCGGTCCTCGGCGTCGAGGGCGCGCGCCGTCGCGCGCGCCAGGCGGCGGACGACGCCTGCGAAGCGCTGCGCGCGTTCGGCTCGCGAGCGGAACCGCTCGCGGCGCTGGTGCGCCATGTCGTCGAGCGCGCGTCTTGA